A portion of the Bacteroidales bacterium genome contains these proteins:
- a CDS encoding T9SS type A sorting domain-containing protein, with amino-acid sequence MKGLLIYFCLLLLILPLLGFGEGTRQLEPTNPATTPNRRTRIMFDQTGGSAHRTPFATVNCAEKYRLNVYISDPATEQIFFGFNDGTNALFYQIKDPDGLLVTGFTMAAVPSSGQGFVTTWDQAFAGPKIGTVNPTGYEPKILTPTKVGNYYFEFAKTNTGGTFTGQDMLYFDISVVQGTNVVNGRLWSKAWQLSDDASGDIVKSYPAKLFVYTDDGIVTQLNINEWNGGTYTTYCNKWGVSNTGNWANDRMSSDSWPGSDLPQYKIFLNNPDINIFPTGQFGQICEVSSHSNCNGSIDILARVNKPGSLTLNLDIAPAGSGPEDVVLTGPVVGSVACDVWDTITWNGLDGNGNPVQSGTNINIDIDYLNGLTNLPLWDVEDNASGLIVNIVRPAPLFSTKMPIFWDDSKLPGGTVNSLNGCIYPTSVTVNGCHSWTSQNENMINTWWYLSEGSSSINVVVIRNPQVDFSFDNNCSGLPTNFVDLSLVPGGYPVSWHWDFGLFGDTSNVQNPTYSFTNSGTYQVHLKVISNDGCIGNYTKPVIIHLAPLADAGIDKAIPFGTNTTLQGNATGGSGNLSYHWEPAALLLDPNVLDPVTVDLSETTDFILTVTDLSVGCHHSDMMKVTIFGGPLGVQLSANNLAVCRGGTSTINAQTGGGSGTYTYSWTSDPVGFTSSIEDITVQPEVTTIYTIVVSDGFSTFTQSITISVYTDPVANAGIPQTIPNGTSTTLSGSAGVGSPPYFYQWSPPTMVVSPYLSSTSTLLLSNSTNFTLTVTDSHGCTATSTVMISISGGPLFVDPHAVHSPICRGESTQLLPFSEGGSGNYTYQWSGPGGFASQQAEPIVSPGTTTTYLLVIDDGYSQFEDSVRVEVNQLPQINLIPDGAHVFGVDTILACIFDTLSLDASLPNCNYLWSNGANTPIIQSATTGIAFDILSYTVKVTNTSSLCVNEAGITIIFTYSECTYGFDEKVFTNEILVYPNPGSGLYSCRLPVKGKSCRVEIVDMQGIEVFHDIMDAYRLKDGAFDISLLHSPPGVYLLKVSGEDFFHSARLIKL; translated from the coding sequence CATGTTTGATCAGACCGGTGGGTCTGCTCACCGGACTCCCTTTGCTACTGTTAACTGTGCTGAAAAATACCGGTTGAATGTTTATATCAGCGATCCGGCTACAGAACAAATCTTTTTTGGATTTAATGATGGAACAAATGCCTTGTTTTACCAGATCAAAGATCCTGATGGCTTGCTTGTAACCGGTTTCACAATGGCTGCTGTTCCTTCAAGCGGTCAGGGATTTGTTACTACATGGGACCAGGCTTTTGCAGGACCTAAAATTGGAACAGTCAATCCTACCGGGTATGAACCTAAAATCTTAACTCCAACAAAGGTCGGCAATTACTATTTTGAGTTCGCCAAGACTAATACGGGGGGCACTTTTACAGGGCAGGATATGCTCTATTTCGATATCAGTGTAGTTCAGGGGACAAATGTTGTTAATGGAAGATTATGGAGTAAAGCCTGGCAGTTGTCAGATGATGCCAGTGGTGATATAGTGAAGTCATATCCGGCTAAGCTTTTTGTATATACCGATGATGGAATAGTTACTCAATTGAATATCAACGAATGGAATGGCGGGACTTATACTACCTACTGTAATAAATGGGGCGTTTCAAATACCGGAAACTGGGCTAATGACAGGATGTCTTCTGATTCATGGCCGGGAAGCGACTTGCCTCAGTATAAAATTTTCTTAAATAATCCTGATATTAATATCTTCCCTACCGGGCAGTTTGGGCAAATCTGTGAGGTGAGCAGTCATTCCAATTGTAACGGTTCTATCGACATTCTTGCAAGAGTGAATAAACCGGGCTCTCTGACCCTTAATCTTGATATAGCACCTGCAGGCTCCGGTCCGGAAGACGTTGTTTTAACCGGGCCTGTTGTTGGTTCGGTAGCCTGTGATGTTTGGGATACAATCACATGGAATGGCCTTGATGGCAATGGAAACCCTGTTCAGAGTGGCACTAATATAAATATTGATATCGACTACCTGAACGGACTTACCAATCTTCCATTATGGGATGTGGAAGACAATGCTTCAGGGTTGATTGTTAATATTGTCAGACCTGCACCCCTTTTTAGTACTAAGATGCCCATATTCTGGGATGATTCTAAACTTCCGGGTGGAACTGTGAATAGCCTGAATGGTTGCATTTATCCAACCAGTGTTACTGTTAATGGGTGTCATTCCTGGACCAGCCAGAATGAAAATATGATCAATACCTGGTGGTATCTTTCGGAAGGCTCTTCCAGTATTAATGTAGTCGTCATCAGGAATCCGCAGGTGGACTTCTCTTTCGATAACAATTGTTCAGGATTGCCTACCAATTTTGTTGACCTCAGCCTTGTTCCGGGTGGATATCCTGTTTCATGGCACTGGGATTTCGGCCTTTTTGGTGATACCTCCAATGTTCAGAATCCAACCTACTCTTTTACTAATAGCGGAACCTACCAGGTGCATCTCAAAGTGATTTCTAATGATGGATGTATTGGTAATTACACAAAACCTGTCATTATTCACCTGGCTCCATTGGCTGATGCTGGTATCGATAAAGCGATCCCATTTGGCACCAATACTACACTGCAGGGTAATGCTACCGGTGGTAGCGGTAATTTATCCTATCACTGGGAACCTGCTGCATTGCTTCTGGACCCCAATGTACTGGATCCGGTAACAGTAGATCTGTCAGAAACTACAGACTTCATTTTAACAGTGACCGATTTATCTGTGGGTTGCCATCATTCAGATATGATGAAAGTTACCATTTTTGGGGGGCCGCTTGGTGTGCAGTTATCTGCCAATAACTTAGCAGTGTGCCGCGGAGGGACATCCACTATCAACGCTCAGACTGGGGGCGGATCAGGAACGTACACCTATTCCTGGACATCTGATCCTGTGGGCTTTACTTCTTCTATCGAAGACATTACAGTACAACCTGAAGTGACTACGATTTATACCATAGTAGTTTCTGACGGATTCAGCACCTTTACCCAATCCATTACCATCTCAGTTTATACTGATCCAGTTGCCAATGCCGGAATCCCTCAAACCATCCCTAATGGAACATCTACTACTCTTTCCGGATCTGCAGGTGTAGGATCCCCGCCTTATTTCTATCAATGGAGTCCTCCGACAATGGTAGTATCGCCTTATCTAAGCAGTACAAGCACTCTTTTATTAAGTAATTCCACAAACTTTACCCTTACTGTCACTGATTCACATGGTTGTACAGCCACTTCAACCGTGATGATTTCAATTTCCGGAGGACCGCTTTTTGTAGACCCACATGCTGTTCATTCGCCTATATGCAGGGGTGAATCAACTCAATTGCTACCTTTTTCAGAAGGAGGTTCAGGGAATTACACTTATCAATGGTCCGGCCCGGGAGGTTTTGCATCTCAACAGGCTGAACCCATCGTTTCTCCGGGAACTACAACTACCTATTTGCTTGTAATAGATGACGGATATAGTCAATTCGAAGATTCGGTTAGGGTGGAAGTGAACCAGCTGCCTCAAATCAACCTTATACCTGATGGGGCTCATGTTTTTGGAGTTGACACCATTCTGGCATGTATTTTTGATACTTTAAGCCTTGATGCCAGTTTGCCGAATTGCAACTACCTCTGGTCAAATGGTGCAAATACACCAATTATTCAATCAGCAACTACTGGTATTGCCTTTGATATCCTTTCTTATACAGTGAAAGTCACAAATACCTCTTCATTATGTGTAAATGAGGCTGGTATCACCATAATATTTACCTATAGTGAATGTACCTACGGCTTTGATGAAAAAGTGTTTACCAATGAAATACTCGTTTATCCAAATCCGGGAAGTGGATTGTATTCCTGCAGGTTGCCTGTGAAAGGTAAAAGTTGCCGGGTGGAAATAGTTGATATGCAGGGAATAGAAGTATTCCATGACATAATGGATGCTTACAGACTGAAGGATGGAGCCTTTGATATCAGCCTCCTCCACTCCCCACCAGGAGTTTATTTGTTGAAAGTGAGCGGAGAAGATTTTTTCCATTCTGCCAGGTTGATAAAATTGTAG